One region of Camelina sativa cultivar DH55 chromosome 6, Cs, whole genome shotgun sequence genomic DNA includes:
- the LOC104699136 gene encoding protein WVD2-like 1, whose amino-acid sequence MALPSNSFTWITALKRLARSSTTQETTSSNARNSGNEPAGALKSRKRPLSRTSKEGNSVSCRIPNNVQRLPSVSSENLSTHSRTKAKSATVSSPFVFRSDERAERRKEFFKKLEENNKIEDAVKEKLSCGFKANQNTHLASEEHKKNPQVGCFQVPLTRMTSPRFRRNQTSRTVQTPHKASSTKIINTRKAVVEKLKSSKIHPSSKSLTKIKTQENLSPSIL is encoded by the exons ATGGCATTGCCCTCTAACTCCTTCACCTGGATAACAGCTCTAAAAAGACTGGCAAGAAGCTCCACTACGCAGGAAACAACTTCATCAAATGCTAGAAACAGTGGAAACGAACCAGCGGGAGCTTTAAAAAGCCGCAAAAGACCATTGTCTCGAACATCCAAAGAAG GGAATTCAGTTTCATGCAGAATACCAAACAATGTGCAAAGACTACCGTCTGTTAG CAGTGAAAATCTTTCAACTCATAGCAGAACCAAAGCAAAGTCTGCCACTGTATCTTCTCCCTTCGTCTTCAGAAGTGATGAAAGGGCTGAAAGGAGGAAAGAG TTCTTCAAGAAGCTAGAAGAAAATAACAAGATAGAGGATGCTGTAAAAGAGAAACTCTCTTGCGGCTTCAAGGCAAATCAAAACACTCACTTAGCATCTGAAGAACACAAGAAGAACCCACAAGTTGGTTGTTTTCAG GTACCACTGACAAGGATGACTTCACCAAGATTCCGAAGGAACCAAACTTCACGGACAGTTCAAACTCCTCATAAAGCTTCCTCAACGAAGATCATAAACACCAGAAAAGCAGTCGTAGAGAAGCTCAAAAGCTCCAAGATTCATCCCTCCTCCAAATCGCTGACAAAGATCAAAACTCAAGAAAACTTGTCTCCCAGTATCCTGTAG
- the LOC104699137 gene encoding putative F-box/FBD/LRR-repeat protein At1g22000 has translation MEETIKICDLSDDLLLRILILVPAKDEVATAILSKRWRYIWQLLPHLTFKEDEDQDSESFGWFVDKTMQLHKAPSLICLDVELGPLCPVDVDVTKWVDKAVNHNVRYLDFALLWEGEPTSFPKSLYTCRTLVSLTLSNQILVDVSFPDASLPSLLYLKLVKVVYKDEVSLARLLSSSPVLRELDVQRRDEDENLTNFTVKVPSLKEFTYGRLRWGSYRPYGGGGRWEDQIGGVVVGDRLPSTNIFKDI, from the coding sequence ATGGAGGAGACTATAAAGATATGTGATTTATCCGACGATTTGCTATTGCGGATCTTAATCCTGGTCCCGGCAAAAGATGAGGTGGCCACTGCCATCTTGTCTAAACGATGGCGTTACATCTGGCAGTTGCTGCCTCACCTCACCTTCAAAGAAGACGAAGACCAAGACAGCGAGAGCTTTGGTTGGTTTGTTGACAAGACAATGCAACTCCACAAGGCACCGTCACTAATATGCCTGGACGTCGAACTGGGTCCACTATGTCCTGTTGACGTAGATGTAACAAAGTGGGTTGACAAGGCAGTTAACCACAACGTGAGATATTTAGATTTCGCTCTCCTCTGGGAAGGAGAGCCCACAAGCTTCCCTAAGAGCCTTTACACATGCCGCACGCTCGTTTCTTTAACTCTGTCCAACCAGATCCTCGTCGATGTTTCTTTCCCGGATGCTAGCCTGCCATCTCTTTTATATCTGAAACTTGTCAAGGTGGTGTACAAAGACGAAGTTTCTCTTGCTAGGCTTTTATCAAGTTCCCCTGTTCTCCGCGAACTGGATGTTCAACGACGTGATGAGGATGAAAATTTGACAAACTTTACCGTCAAAGTGCCTTCATTGAAAGAATTTACTTATGGTAGGTTGAGATGGGGCAGTTATAGACcttatggtggtggtggtagatGGGAAGATCAGATTGGGGGGGTCGTCGTTGGTGATAGATTGCCCTCCACTAACATATTTAAGGATATATGA
- the LOC104791788 gene encoding rootletin-like, whose translation MKKLFFFRSSAGNGTDKQEKAADSKMKTQANSHAEQEFDSPKSQGQVSGGPALRRSLSLSSAGFLFDQFEDASTNELSSATNSQDRRRNHSSRCFTPERQVRERQCEADKLQHDSSGSSSSSSSIVSSKVLDRYIDGEEHLEQCKQKSCSSRSDVSGSISRRRLPPRVQWTVPTSPSATFNEKRKSQSKGTRFRVSSADCVENGLRHGSPRSLARNVIERLSQTNGKSKGSNHEPITIQDVYGGSLHRTFDSSSDVTANVSLAEHYEPVNGYYAQDCGELQQNCVRGKNVYKCMEDDMDSELEMKIKEAEKRAKLFSEELEQQRCLSDCDFDVSSLVGAVRKLEDERLNLAFENVKLLRSQMVERASAREEIRWVKSDWDLHIQRLEKEKSELQAGLEKELDRRSGEWTTKLENFQLEEKKLRERVRELAEHNVSLQRELSAFHESEIKNKDMITHLERRVAELTTTADELHEENSYVKQTLSQLQESYAGATEDLDFLRRNFEEKDQECRELHKSVTKFLRTCKEQGKTIEGLRDGVAEEGKKQPSEKLDQLVKKLQVEQIRLTGIELSLRREVESMKLETDSLRHENICLLNRLKGNGQEIDITTLKLENELKMRVCYLQDQGVSMLNESSQLCYKLLKFIKGKLTQFPETYQDTNSMKDGLSEQFMIESEMKVHGIRRGTENLKRSLQTVTSVVASNSESSCSSTGRPKEQRNQSVEDTLRAEMKSETLITSLLREKLYSKEQEIEQLQAELAAAVRGNEILRCEVQSSSDNLSVTSHELKDLKHQMLKKEESINRLESNLQEAAKELARMNALLPKVSGERDQVWRQLRQCCEKNMLLNSENETLKGMVEKLEEKVLEKEGEMTILQDTIGSKHLNLLSSPDFLV comes from the exons ATGAAAAAGCTCTTCTTTTTTAGATCTTCGGCTGGTAATGGAACTGATAAGCAGGAAAAAGCAGCGGATAGTAAGATGAAAACCCAAGCTAACAGTCACGCTGAACAAGAGTTTGATAGTCCTAAGTCACAGGGTCAAGTTTCTGGTGGTCCAGCTCTTAGACGAAGCCTTTCTTTGTCTTCGGCAGGTTTCCTTTTTGATCAGTTTGAAGACGCTTCCACGAATGAACTAAGCAGTGCTACGAATAGTCAGGATAGGCGGCGGAATCATTCATCTCG ATGCTTTACGCCAGAAAGACAAGTTAGGGAAAGGCAGTGTGAAGCAGACAAGCTTCAACATGATTCATCTGggagttcttcatcttcttctagtATTGTCTCTAGTAAAGTTCTGGACCGTTATATTGATGGAGAAGAGCACTTAGAACAGTGTAAGCAAAAGAGTTGTTCTTCACGCAGCGATGTCTCTGGGAGTATAAGCCGAAGGAGGCTTCCCCCACGTGTTCAGTGGACAGTCCCTACATCACCATCAGCCACTTTCAATGAGAAACGAAAGTCCCAGTCTAAAGGCACCCGTTTTCGTGTCTCTTCTGCTGACTGTGTGGAAAATGGGCTGAGGCATGGATCACCTCGTTCGCTTGCAAGAAATGTCATTGAAAGACTCTCTCAGACTAATGGCAAGTCAAAAGGGTCAAACCATGAACCCATCACAATTCAAGATGTCTATGGCGGATCCCTTCATAGAACTTTTGACTCAAGCTCAGATGTCACCGCCAATGTTTCACTGGCTGAACATTACGAACCTGTTAACGGATATTATGCTCAGGACTGCGGAGAGCTCCAGCAAAATTGTGTACGTGGTAAGAACGTGTATAAGTGTATGGAAGACGATATGGACTCCGAGCTTGAAATGAAAATCaaagaagctgagaagagagccAAGTTGTTTTCTGAAGAATTGGAGCAGCAGAGATGCCTTTCTGACTGTGACTTCGATGTTTCATCTTTGGTTGGGGCGGTTAGAAAACTGGAAGATGAGAGGCTCAACTTAgcatttgaaaatgtaaaactTTTGCGGTCCCAAATGGTTGAGAGGGCTTCTGCCAGGGAAGAAATCAGATGGGTAAAGTCAGATTGGGACTTGCATATACAGAGATTGGAAAAGGAGAAGAGCGAGTTGCAGGCTGGATTGGAGAAAGAGCTTGATAGAAGGTCAGGTGAGTGGACGACAAAGCTCGAAAATTTCCAACTTGAAGAGAAGAAGCTCCGAGAGCGTGTCAGAGAGCTTGCCGAGCACAATGTCTCACTCCAAAGAGAACTATCGGCTTTCCATGAAAGTGAGATAAAGAACAAAGATATGATAACACATTTGGAGAGAAGAGTTGCTGAGCTGACCACAACAGCAGATGAATTGCATGAAGAGAACTCTTATGTTAAACAAACTCTCTCCCAGTTACAAGAGAGTTATGCAGGTGCTACAGAAGATCTTGATTTCTTAAGAAGAAACTTTGAAGAGAAGGATCAAGAATGCAGGGAGTTGCACAAATCAGTTACGAAGTTTCTCAGAACTTGCAAAGAACAAGGGAAGACAATCGAGGGACTTCGAGATGGTGTTGCGGAGGAGGGTAAGAAGCAACCGTCAGAGAAATTAGACCAGTTGGTAAAAAAATTGCAGGTCGAGCAAATAAGGTTGACAGGGATTGAGCTTTCACTTAGAAGGGAAGTAGAATCAATGAAGCTTGAAACTGACTCGCTTCGCCATGAGAATATCTGTCTGCTGAATCGATTGAAAGGAAATGGTCAAGAAATAGACATTACAACTCTAAAGCTAGAGAATGAGTTGAAGATGCGTGTCTGCTACTTGCAAGACCAAGGGGTGTCAATGTTAAATGAGAGCAGCCAGCTGTGTTACAAGTTACTGAAGTTTATCAAAGGGAAATTAACTCAGTTTCCTGAAACCTATCAGGATACGAATTCAATGAAGGACGGATTAAGTGAGCAGTTTATGATTGAGTCTGAAATGAAAGTCCATGGAATAAGGCGTGGAACTGAAAACCTGAAGAGGAGTTTGCAAACGGTGACCAGTGTGGTAGCTTCGAATTCAGAGTCGTCTTGCTCAAGTACCGGTAGGCCCAAGGAACAAAGAAACCAATCAGTTGAA GACACCCTGCGAGCTGAAATGAAATCTGAGACCCTAATCACAAGTCTATTGCGGGAGAAACTGTACTCCAAGGAACAAGAAATTGAACAGCTGCAAGCAGAACTAGCAGCAGCAGTACGAGGTAATGAGATTCTGAGATGTGAGGTTCAAAGCAGTTCGGACAACCTATCAGTTACGAGCCACGAATTGAAAGACCTCAAGCATCAG ATGTTGAAGAAGGAGGAAAGCATAAACCGGCTCGAAAGCAATCTACAGGAAGCCGCAAAAGAGTTGGCGAGGATGAACGCACTATTACCAAAAGTGTCAGGTGAAAGAGACCAGGTATGGAGACAGTTGAGACAATGCTGTGAGAAGAACATGCTTTTGAACTCAGAGAACGAGACATTGAAAGGGATGGTAGAGAAATTGGAGGAGAAAGTAttagagaaagaaggagagatgACAATACTACAAGACACAATCGGAAGCAAGCATCTCAACCTCCTCTCAAGTCCTGATTTCTTGGtctaa